A single region of the Malaclemys terrapin pileata isolate rMalTer1 chromosome 20 unlocalized genomic scaffold, rMalTer1.hap1 SUPER_20_unloc_1, whole genome shotgun sequence genome encodes:
- the PFKFB1 gene encoding 6-phosphofructo-2-kinase/fructose-2,6-bisphosphatase 1 isoform X2, translating into MEQKPTKIPAAVPQFTNSPTMVILVGLPARGKTYISKKLTHYLNWIGIPTKVFNVGQYRREAVQTYQNYEFFRPDNQEAMHIRRQCALAALKDVHIYLSREEGQVAVFDATNTTRERRNMILQFASDHGYKVFFIESICDDPDIIEENITQVKLSSPDYKDCNREEVVEDFLKRIECYQLHYQPLDDKLDSALSYIKIFNVGLRYLVNRVQDHVQSRTVYYLMNIHVTPRAIYLTRHGESRHNLQGRIGGDSGLSPRGKQFASALAGFIESQNIRELKVWTSHMKRTIQTAEALHVPYEQWKALNEIDAGVCEEMSYEEIQAHHPEEFALRDQDKYRYRYPKGESYEDLVQRLEPVIMELERQENVLVICHQAVMRCLLAYFLDKSAEELPYLKCPLHTVLKLTPVAYGCQVESIFLNVEAVNTHRERPQNVDVTREPEEALGTVPPHY; encoded by the exons ATGGAGCAAAAGCCAACTAAGATACCAG ccgctgtgcctcagtttaccaattCACCCACGATGGTGATCCTAGTGGGGCTGCCAGCCCGTGGGAAGACCTATATCTCCAAGAAGCTGACCCACTACCTGAACTGGATTGGGATCCCCACCAAGG TGTTCAACGTGGGGCAGTACCGGCGTGAGGCCGTGCAGACCTACCAGAACTACGAGTTCTTCCGGCCAGATAACCAGGAGGCGATGCACATTCGCAG gCAGTGCGCTCTGGCCGCTCTGAAAGACGTCCACATTTACCTGAGCCGGGAGGAGGGACAGGTCGCG GTGTTTGACGCCACCAACACGACACGGGAGCGACGGAACATGATCCTGCAGTTCGCCAGCGACCATGGCTACAAG GTGTTTTTCATCGAGTCCATCTGCGACGACCCGGATATCATCGAGGAGAACATCACA CAAGTGAAGCTGAGCAGTCCGGACTACAAGGACTGTAAccgggaggaggtggtggaggattTCCTCAAGCGCATCGAGTGCTACCAGCTCCACTACCAGCCCCTGGACGACAAGCTGGACAG CGCCCTGTCCTACATCAAGATCTTCAACGTGGGGCTGCGGTACCTGGTGAACCGGGTGCAGGACCACGTGCAGAGCCGCACCGTGTACTACCTGATGAACATCCACGTCACGCCGCGCGCCATCTACCTGACCCGGCACGGCGAGAGCCGGCACAACCTGCAGGGGCGCATCGGGGGCGACTCGGGGCTCTCCCCCCGTGGCaagcag TTTGCCTCCGCCCTGGCCGGCTTCATCGAGAGCCAGAACATCCGGGAGCTCAAGGTGTGGACCAGCCACATGAAGCGGACGATCCAGACGGCCGAGGCCCTGCATGTGCCCTACGAGCAGTGGAAGGCGCTGAACGAGATTGACGCG GGCGTCTGTGAGGAGATGTCCTATGAGGAGATCCAGGCCCATCACCCGGAGGAGTTTGCCCTGCGTGATCAAGACAAGTACCGATACCGATATCCCAAAGGGGAG TCATACGAGGACCTggtgcagcggctggagcccgtCATCATGGAGCTGGAGCGGCAGGAGAATGTGCTGGTGATCTGCCATCAGGCCGTCATGCGCTGCCTGCTGGCCTACTTCCTGGACAAGAGCGCAG aGGAGCTGCCCTATCTGAAATGCCCACTTCACACTGTGCTCAAACTGACCCCCGTGGCATACG GTTGTCAAGTGGAGTCCATTTTCCTCAACGTGGAGGCCGTGAACACGCACCGGGAGCGCCCCCAG
- the PFKFB1 gene encoding 6-phosphofructo-2-kinase/fructose-2,6-bisphosphatase 1 isoform X1 produces the protein MSEVGELTQTPLQKVWIPHASNRLHQRRGSAVPQFTNSPTMVILVGLPARGKTYISKKLTHYLNWIGIPTKVFNVGQYRREAVQTYQNYEFFRPDNQEAMHIRRQCALAALKDVHIYLSREEGQVAVFDATNTTRERRNMILQFASDHGYKVFFIESICDDPDIIEENITQVKLSSPDYKDCNREEVVEDFLKRIECYQLHYQPLDDKLDSALSYIKIFNVGLRYLVNRVQDHVQSRTVYYLMNIHVTPRAIYLTRHGESRHNLQGRIGGDSGLSPRGKQFASALAGFIESQNIRELKVWTSHMKRTIQTAEALHVPYEQWKALNEIDAGVCEEMSYEEIQAHHPEEFALRDQDKYRYRYPKGESYEDLVQRLEPVIMELERQENVLVICHQAVMRCLLAYFLDKSAEELPYLKCPLHTVLKLTPVAYGCQVESIFLNVEAVNTHRERPQNVDVTREPEEALGTVPPHY, from the exons ATGTCGGAGGTGGGGGAGCTCACCCAGACACCGCTGCAGAAAGTGTGGATCCCGCATGCCAGCAACCGGCTGCACCAgcgcagggggt ccgctgtgcctcagtttaccaattCACCCACGATGGTGATCCTAGTGGGGCTGCCAGCCCGTGGGAAGACCTATATCTCCAAGAAGCTGACCCACTACCTGAACTGGATTGGGATCCCCACCAAGG TGTTCAACGTGGGGCAGTACCGGCGTGAGGCCGTGCAGACCTACCAGAACTACGAGTTCTTCCGGCCAGATAACCAGGAGGCGATGCACATTCGCAG gCAGTGCGCTCTGGCCGCTCTGAAAGACGTCCACATTTACCTGAGCCGGGAGGAGGGACAGGTCGCG GTGTTTGACGCCACCAACACGACACGGGAGCGACGGAACATGATCCTGCAGTTCGCCAGCGACCATGGCTACAAG GTGTTTTTCATCGAGTCCATCTGCGACGACCCGGATATCATCGAGGAGAACATCACA CAAGTGAAGCTGAGCAGTCCGGACTACAAGGACTGTAAccgggaggaggtggtggaggattTCCTCAAGCGCATCGAGTGCTACCAGCTCCACTACCAGCCCCTGGACGACAAGCTGGACAG CGCCCTGTCCTACATCAAGATCTTCAACGTGGGGCTGCGGTACCTGGTGAACCGGGTGCAGGACCACGTGCAGAGCCGCACCGTGTACTACCTGATGAACATCCACGTCACGCCGCGCGCCATCTACCTGACCCGGCACGGCGAGAGCCGGCACAACCTGCAGGGGCGCATCGGGGGCGACTCGGGGCTCTCCCCCCGTGGCaagcag TTTGCCTCCGCCCTGGCCGGCTTCATCGAGAGCCAGAACATCCGGGAGCTCAAGGTGTGGACCAGCCACATGAAGCGGACGATCCAGACGGCCGAGGCCCTGCATGTGCCCTACGAGCAGTGGAAGGCGCTGAACGAGATTGACGCG GGCGTCTGTGAGGAGATGTCCTATGAGGAGATCCAGGCCCATCACCCGGAGGAGTTTGCCCTGCGTGATCAAGACAAGTACCGATACCGATATCCCAAAGGGGAG TCATACGAGGACCTggtgcagcggctggagcccgtCATCATGGAGCTGGAGCGGCAGGAGAATGTGCTGGTGATCTGCCATCAGGCCGTCATGCGCTGCCTGCTGGCCTACTTCCTGGACAAGAGCGCAG aGGAGCTGCCCTATCTGAAATGCCCACTTCACACTGTGCTCAAACTGACCCCCGTGGCATACG GTTGTCAAGTGGAGTCCATTTTCCTCAACGTGGAGGCCGTGAACACGCACCGGGAGCGCCCCCAG
- the PFKFB1 gene encoding 6-phosphofructo-2-kinase/fructose-2,6-bisphosphatase 1 isoform X3, producing the protein MVILVGLPARGKTYISKKLTHYLNWIGIPTKVFNVGQYRREAVQTYQNYEFFRPDNQEAMHIRRQCALAALKDVHIYLSREEGQVAVFDATNTTRERRNMILQFASDHGYKVFFIESICDDPDIIEENITQVKLSSPDYKDCNREEVVEDFLKRIECYQLHYQPLDDKLDSALSYIKIFNVGLRYLVNRVQDHVQSRTVYYLMNIHVTPRAIYLTRHGESRHNLQGRIGGDSGLSPRGKQFASALAGFIESQNIRELKVWTSHMKRTIQTAEALHVPYEQWKALNEIDAGVCEEMSYEEIQAHHPEEFALRDQDKYRYRYPKGESYEDLVQRLEPVIMELERQENVLVICHQAVMRCLLAYFLDKSAEELPYLKCPLHTVLKLTPVAYGCQVESIFLNVEAVNTHRERPQNVDVTREPEEALGTVPPHY; encoded by the exons ATGGTGATCCTAGTGGGGCTGCCAGCCCGTGGGAAGACCTATATCTCCAAGAAGCTGACCCACTACCTGAACTGGATTGGGATCCCCACCAAGG TGTTCAACGTGGGGCAGTACCGGCGTGAGGCCGTGCAGACCTACCAGAACTACGAGTTCTTCCGGCCAGATAACCAGGAGGCGATGCACATTCGCAG gCAGTGCGCTCTGGCCGCTCTGAAAGACGTCCACATTTACCTGAGCCGGGAGGAGGGACAGGTCGCG GTGTTTGACGCCACCAACACGACACGGGAGCGACGGAACATGATCCTGCAGTTCGCCAGCGACCATGGCTACAAG GTGTTTTTCATCGAGTCCATCTGCGACGACCCGGATATCATCGAGGAGAACATCACA CAAGTGAAGCTGAGCAGTCCGGACTACAAGGACTGTAAccgggaggaggtggtggaggattTCCTCAAGCGCATCGAGTGCTACCAGCTCCACTACCAGCCCCTGGACGACAAGCTGGACAG CGCCCTGTCCTACATCAAGATCTTCAACGTGGGGCTGCGGTACCTGGTGAACCGGGTGCAGGACCACGTGCAGAGCCGCACCGTGTACTACCTGATGAACATCCACGTCACGCCGCGCGCCATCTACCTGACCCGGCACGGCGAGAGCCGGCACAACCTGCAGGGGCGCATCGGGGGCGACTCGGGGCTCTCCCCCCGTGGCaagcag TTTGCCTCCGCCCTGGCCGGCTTCATCGAGAGCCAGAACATCCGGGAGCTCAAGGTGTGGACCAGCCACATGAAGCGGACGATCCAGACGGCCGAGGCCCTGCATGTGCCCTACGAGCAGTGGAAGGCGCTGAACGAGATTGACGCG GGCGTCTGTGAGGAGATGTCCTATGAGGAGATCCAGGCCCATCACCCGGAGGAGTTTGCCCTGCGTGATCAAGACAAGTACCGATACCGATATCCCAAAGGGGAG TCATACGAGGACCTggtgcagcggctggagcccgtCATCATGGAGCTGGAGCGGCAGGAGAATGTGCTGGTGATCTGCCATCAGGCCGTCATGCGCTGCCTGCTGGCCTACTTCCTGGACAAGAGCGCAG aGGAGCTGCCCTATCTGAAATGCCCACTTCACACTGTGCTCAAACTGACCCCCGTGGCATACG GTTGTCAAGTGGAGTCCATTTTCCTCAACGTGGAGGCCGTGAACACGCACCGGGAGCGCCCCCAG
- the WDR45 gene encoding WD repeat domain phosphoinositide-interacting protein 4, producing the protein MAQQRGVNSLRFNQDQSCFCCAMESGVRIYNVEPLMEKGHLDHEQVGSVALVEMLHRSNLLAIVGGGGNPKFSEISVLIWDDAREGKGGKDKLVLEFTFTKPALAVRMRHDKIIIVLRNRIYVYSFPENPTKLFEFDTRDNPKGLCDLCPSLEKQLLVFPGHKCGSLQLVDLSSTQPGTSSAPFTINAHQGEIACVSLNQPGTVVASASRQGTLIRLFDTQSKEKLVELRRGTDPATLYCINFSHDSSFLCASSDKGTVHVFALKDTRLNRRSALARVGKVGPVIGQYVDSQWSLASFTVPAESACVCAFGRSSAKTVNSVIAICVDGTFHKYVFTPDGNCNREAFDVYLDICDDDDF; encoded by the exons ATGGCGCAGCAACGCGGGGTGAACAGTCTGCGCTTCAACCAGGACCAGA GCTGTTTCTGCTGCGCGATGGAGTCTGGGGTGCGAATCTACAATGTGGAGCCGCTCATGGAGAAAGGGCACCTGG ATCACGAGCAGGTGGGCAGCGTGGCCCTGGTTGAGATGCTGCATCGATCCAACCTCTTGGCCAttgtagggggaggagggaaccccAAATTCTCAGAGATCTCAG TGCTGATTTGGGACGATGCCCGCGAGGGGAAAGGTGGCAAAGACAAGCTGGTTCTGGAATTCACCTTCACCAAACCTGCCCTGGCCGTGCGCATGAGACATGACAA GATCATCATTGTGCTGAGGAACCGTATTTATGTTTATTCCTTCCCGGAGAACCCCACCAAGCTCTTCGAGTTCGACACGCGGGACAACCCCAAAG GGCTCTGCGATCTCTGTCCCAGTCTGGAGAAACAGCTGCTGGTGTTCCCTGGGCACAAGTGTGGCAGCCTGCAGCTGGTG gacctgTCGAGCACCCAGCCGGGCACCTCCTCGGCACCGTTCACCATCAACGCCCACCAGGGCGAGATCGCCTGCGTCTCCCTCAACCAGCCGGGCACGGTGGTGGCGTCGGCTTCCCGCCAGGGCACCCTCATCCGCCTCTTCGACACCCAGAGCAAGGAGAAGCTGGTGGAGCTGCGCCGGGGCACGGACCCGGCCACGCTGTACTG CATCAACTTCAGCCACGACTCGTCGTTTCTCTGCGCGTCGAGCGACAAGGGGACGGTTCATGTCTTCGCCCTCAAGGACACGCGCCTCAACCGCCGCTCCGC GCTGGCACGCGTGGGCAAGGTGGGCCCGGTGATCGGCCAGTACGTGGACTCGCAGTGGAGCCTGGCCAGCTTCACAGTGCCAGCGGAGTCGGCCTGCGTCTGTGCCTTCGGCCGCAGCTCCGCCAAGACCGTCAACTCCGTCATTG CGATCTGCGTGGACGGCACCTTCCACAAATACGTCTTCACGCCCGACGGCAACTGCAACCGCGAGGCCTTTGATGTCTACCTGGACATCTGCGACGATGACGACTTCTGA